The following proteins are encoded in a genomic region of Ignavibacteriota bacterium:
- a CDS encoding S8 family serine peptidase, with protein MSPQEAALARTVKIRFDAEDDPRAVSKELSALPGVSYAEPYYIYPYLHTPNDPRLTQQWAVTVMKLQEAWDITTGDSTIIIGDVDSGVDWTHPDLQPSIYINKREWGSTGELSTNGIDDDNNGKVDDWHGWDFIGNGSAQSPNPDNNPMDGAIGHGTNTSGCAGALANNGIGIAGSSYRAKILAVKAAGESTAGIADGYNGILYAADMGCKIITCSWGGTGAFSATLQNVINYAWSKGALVLGSSGNNPLDNDRIPHWPSSFDHVVNVGSIESNGTASNWCTYGTSVHVYAPGSGVWTTAKGGGYDNPTGTSFSTPLVAGVAALIFSVHPSWTPDQVAKQLRVTADGFVNPPQAKRFGRVNALRAVSANNMMADIPGIQLKNFTVSTPSGTMFTQPGQSATVTFDLENVLAPTSASAMAMLEFDDTTFSASNWSASLGAIPTFGTKSLSFTIRLSDNPSGSEEYVPVRLKITDGAYTDYVMGRVIVYLDKGWHTALNVNAPAFSSIDVVNSQSVWATVDVVQNQVPVADYCYRYNIDTWYQAYGTGFPGGAGVYCIHGLNASTALIGTGPRTGAAEICRTENGGQSWTRTSVSNITPFVDAIHMFDARNGIFVGDPKNGVWGIGTTTDGGATWAPISPSLTAPGTEAGWNNAMDFVGDIGWFGTNNGKIYKTTNRGATWTSYPTPGTHSVDVSFRDASTGAIRFAAQNGVGINGVAVTTNGGSTWTLLNTIQLVDGSGAVVMERGGKRLWLLHNNNVYESSDLGKKWTMQARPSGMAVTVSDQWSGNNETHVYAAGLNVFRFISPFDPVTTTESLPEALPTGPVFLSMSPNPVNTPQVHIQFRIDASDITEITLYDFAGRPVRKAFHAVLDAGTHSTVLNIDGLAAGVYYCTLSSGRLSATQALVLPGR; from the coding sequence TTGAGCCCGCAGGAAGCCGCTCTGGCGCGAACCGTGAAAATCCGCTTTGATGCGGAGGACGATCCGCGCGCAGTGTCGAAAGAGCTGTCCGCATTGCCCGGAGTTTCATATGCGGAGCCGTACTACATTTACCCGTACCTCCACACCCCCAACGATCCGCGCCTCACGCAGCAATGGGCGGTTACGGTGATGAAGCTGCAGGAAGCATGGGACATTACAACCGGCGACAGCACGATTATCATCGGCGACGTCGACTCCGGAGTGGATTGGACACACCCCGATCTACAGCCAAGCATCTACATCAACAAACGGGAATGGGGCAGCACCGGTGAACTCAGTACCAACGGGATCGATGACGACAACAACGGCAAGGTCGATGATTGGCACGGCTGGGATTTTATTGGAAACGGTTCGGCGCAGAGCCCCAATCCGGACAACAATCCCATGGACGGGGCAATCGGACATGGAACGAACACATCCGGCTGCGCAGGCGCATTGGCGAATAACGGTATCGGTATCGCCGGATCGAGCTACCGTGCAAAGATCCTCGCCGTTAAAGCCGCCGGCGAAAGTACGGCAGGTATCGCAGACGGGTACAACGGAATCCTGTACGCCGCTGATATGGGCTGCAAGATTATCACGTGCAGTTGGGGAGGTACAGGTGCATTCAGCGCAACCTTGCAGAATGTAATCAACTATGCCTGGTCGAAGGGCGCACTCGTTCTTGGATCCTCGGGCAACAACCCGCTGGACAATGATCGCATTCCTCATTGGCCGTCTTCTTTCGATCACGTGGTGAATGTCGGATCGATCGAGTCGAACGGAACAGCCTCGAACTGGTGCACGTATGGCACGTCTGTCCACGTCTATGCCCCCGGTTCAGGAGTGTGGACTACAGCAAAGGGGGGTGGGTACGATAATCCGACTGGCACATCCTTTTCGACGCCTCTCGTAGCCGGCGTCGCGGCACTCATCTTTAGCGTGCACCCGTCATGGACACCAGATCAGGTTGCCAAGCAGTTGCGCGTTACAGCCGACGGATTTGTGAATCCTCCGCAAGCCAAGCGTTTCGGACGCGTCAATGCACTACGCGCGGTTTCGGCCAACAACATGATGGCCGACATACCGGGCATCCAGTTGAAAAATTTCACGGTATCCACCCCATCCGGCACAATGTTCACGCAGCCGGGACAATCAGCAACTGTAACGTTCGACCTGGAAAACGTGTTGGCTCCCACGTCCGCATCCGCCATGGCCATGTTGGAGTTCGACGATACCACCTTCAGCGCCAGCAATTGGAGCGCATCGCTAGGTGCCATCCCGACTTTCGGGACGAAATCTCTCAGCTTCACTATCCGCCTGAGTGACAACCCCTCGGGTTCAGAGGAGTATGTACCCGTCCGATTGAAAATCACAGACGGCGCGTACACGGATTATGTGATGGGGCGCGTCATCGTGTATCTCGATAAGGGATGGCATACCGCGCTGAATGTCAACGCACCTGCATTCAGTTCCATAGATGTAGTGAATAGTCAATCGGTGTGGGCAACGGTCGACGTCGTGCAAAATCAGGTCCCCGTGGCGGATTATTGCTACCGGTACAACATCGACACATGGTACCAGGCGTATGGCACGGGATTCCCCGGTGGTGCGGGCGTATACTGCATACATGGTTTGAATGCCAGCACAGCGCTCATCGGTACGGGGCCAAGAACCGGCGCTGCCGAGATTTGCCGTACCGAGAACGGGGGACAGTCGTGGACCCGTACATCCGTCTCGAACATTACACCTTTTGTTGATGCCATCCATATGTTCGATGCGCGCAACGGCATCTTTGTCGGTGACCCGAAAAATGGAGTGTGGGGCATCGGTACAACTACAGATGGCGGTGCCACTTGGGCTCCGATAAGTCCATCTCTGACAGCCCCTGGAACCGAGGCAGGTTGGAATAATGCGATGGATTTTGTTGGTGATATCGGATGGTTCGGTACCAATAATGGAAAGATCTATAAGACAACAAATCGTGGGGCGACGTGGACGTCGTACCCGACACCCGGCACCCACTCCGTTGATGTGTCTTTCCGCGATGCAAGCACGGGCGCCATCCGTTTCGCGGCTCAAAATGGCGTGGGGATAAACGGCGTGGCGGTAACAACAAATGGGGGCTCCACATGGACGCTCCTGAACACCATACAGCTCGTGGACGGAAGCGGAGCCGTGGTGATGGAACGCGGAGGAAAGAGACTGTGGCTCCTGCACAACAATAATGTCTACGAATCCTCGGATCTCGGAAAGAAATGGACGATGCAGGCACGTCCCTCGGGTATGGCAGTGACAGTATCCGACCAGTGGTCCGGCAATAATGAGACCCACGTGTATGCAGCCGGCTTGAATGTGTTTCGCTTCATCTCCCCTTTTGATCCGGTCACAACGACTGAATCGCTGCCGGAAGCGCTGCCGACCGGCCCGGTGTTTCTCAGCATGTCTCCCAACCCTGTGAATACTCCGCAGGTACACATTCAATTCAGGATCGATGCATCCGATATTACCGAGATCACATTGTATGACTTCGCGGGTCGTCCTGTGCGGAAAGCGTTCCATGCGGTTCTCGATGCAGGGACGCACTCGACAGTGCTTAACATAGACGGACTGGCGGCTGGAGTGTATTACTGCACTTTGAGCAGCGGCCGCTTGTCCGCCACACAGGCCCTCGTACTTCCTGGCCGATAG
- a CDS encoding carboxypeptidase regulatory-like domain-containing protein → MRKSLGTRRIVLAMALTVLTVLSACQTTTGPTGDLSQGTGGSTGVGVVTGKVLTMSGSPLSGVEVRVGTRSTYTNSKGEYFLDQVPAGTRVLVNFRNDAFVTTQKITPVVKGRATWLDAAMQTVGVRSTLNAANGGTVTMNGGATVLFQPNALVDASGAAFTGTAQVKATWCDPSLTRFTECFPGEFAGVRTDGSETSIESFGFVNVEILNGTAPLQLAAGKPSTITFPIPVALRARAPQTIPLWYYHEVKGQWIEQGSANKVGNNYVGSVTHFSNWNCDQPNATSYLEGRVVDGNGNPLSFATVKHTGVDYTGSSRTVTDGEGRFKLAVKSSATARVVANYYIVSSAPKDVPTPPTGQSSDIGTIVIPVDTSLFCSIIGRVVDNGGKPLAYMQVILQNDSGRQIDYIVTSQDGRFRFFGEAGRTYTVEAAWYADSAKQSKTVQVTCPTTPGTVDVGDIKVDIGGAYISGRVVDGAGAPIANTYIVVSGNGSSGGQNRETPTGPDGKFTVSVRPNVTVTMHFYANQKSKTLDVTTPALGETKDIGDVTVQ, encoded by the coding sequence ATGAGAAAATCACTTGGTACTCGACGAATTGTTTTGGCAATGGCGTTAACCGTCTTGACGGTGCTTTCGGCCTGTCAGACAACTACGGGTCCAACCGGCGACCTGAGCCAAGGTACCGGCGGTAGTACAGGCGTTGGTGTTGTAACCGGAAAGGTTCTCACGATGTCGGGTTCACCACTATCGGGGGTCGAAGTCCGGGTCGGAACCCGGTCAACCTACACGAATTCCAAGGGCGAGTATTTTCTCGACCAAGTGCCTGCGGGGACACGAGTTCTTGTCAACTTCCGCAATGACGCCTTTGTCACCACGCAGAAAATCACGCCTGTAGTCAAGGGTCGTGCCACGTGGCTTGATGCGGCTATGCAAACCGTCGGAGTGAGGTCAACGTTGAATGCGGCGAACGGCGGTACGGTTACTATGAACGGCGGTGCAACGGTTCTGTTCCAGCCCAACGCACTCGTGGATGCATCTGGTGCTGCTTTCACCGGTACGGCGCAAGTAAAGGCCACGTGGTGCGATCCGTCGCTGACCCGATTCACGGAATGTTTTCCAGGCGAGTTTGCGGGTGTTCGAACTGATGGGTCAGAAACCAGTATCGAGTCGTTCGGTTTTGTAAACGTCGAAATCTTGAACGGCACCGCACCGCTGCAGCTTGCTGCCGGAAAGCCCTCGACGATCACCTTCCCCATCCCAGTCGCGCTTCGTGCACGGGCGCCGCAAACAATTCCCCTTTGGTATTATCACGAAGTGAAGGGGCAATGGATCGAACAGGGTAGCGCCAACAAAGTCGGCAACAACTATGTAGGCAGCGTCACGCATTTCAGCAATTGGAATTGCGATCAGCCGAACGCGACATCGTATCTCGAAGGCAGAGTTGTTGACGGTAATGGAAACCCGCTTTCTTTTGCCACCGTCAAACATACTGGCGTTGATTACACTGGTTCATCCAGGACTGTCACCGATGGAGAGGGTCGATTCAAACTCGCAGTGAAATCGTCGGCGACTGCGCGTGTTGTCGCGAATTACTACATCGTTTCTAGCGCTCCGAAGGATGTCCCAACTCCGCCAACCGGCCAATCTTCCGACATCGGTACCATCGTCATCCCGGTTGACACATCGTTGTTCTGTTCCATCATTGGTCGCGTGGTGGACAACGGCGGCAAACCCCTGGCTTACATGCAGGTGATTCTCCAGAATGATTCAGGGCGCCAAATCGACTACATCGTCACCAGCCAGGATGGTCGCTTCCGTTTCTTCGGCGAAGCCGGAAGGACGTATACGGTTGAGGCTGCGTGGTATGCCGATTCCGCCAAACAGAGCAAGACAGTGCAGGTGACCTGCCCGACAACTCCTGGTACGGTCGATGTGGGTGACATTAAGGTTGACATCGGCGGTGCGTACATCAGCGGCCGCGTTGTGGACGGTGCGGGTGCCCCCATCGCAAACACATACATTGTCGTGTCTGGAAATGGGTCGTCCGGAGGACAGAACAGAGAAACTCCGACAGGTCCAGACGGTAAATTTACTGTTTCTGTCCGACCGAATGTCACGGTGACAATGCACTTCTACGCAAACCAGAAATCCAAAACGCTGGACGTGACAACTCCTGCGCTCGGAGAGACCAAAGACATAGGAGATGTGACTGTGCAGTAA
- a CDS encoding substrate-binding domain-containing protein — translation MMSFLGLRGAVCSVVIAGAALIASCGGEKKNTSEGRPVVVIGLVAKSQANAVFQAAHRGALDAARELGPRYGVEVDVRWMTPPEENAQKQADAIEQLARSGAQGIAVSCSDANTVTPAIDKAVGLGAHVMCFDSDAPRSKRFCYFGTDDLRCGEAVMRRLAVELGEKGMIAILAGNQSAPNLQARVEGVRGELVKHPGITLARNGIYYHAETPEQAAEMVNRAQSLNPEISGWAMVGGWPLFTKGALKWPAGSVKVVAVDALPPQLEYLDSGHVQALLAQDCYGWGRRAVEILLERIVRNTTPASVRIVDTLTVVTKANARDFREKWKSWLKD, via the coding sequence ATGATGTCGTTTCTTGGGCTCCGAGGAGCCGTGTGTTCTGTCGTCATTGCCGGTGCCGCTCTTATCGCATCATGCGGCGGGGAGAAAAAAAACACATCGGAAGGCCGTCCTGTCGTGGTTATCGGGCTCGTTGCGAAAAGCCAGGCAAACGCGGTGTTTCAGGCCGCCCACCGCGGGGCCCTCGATGCTGCCCGCGAACTTGGTCCGCGCTACGGGGTAGAAGTGGACGTGCGATGGATGACACCCCCGGAAGAAAATGCACAGAAGCAGGCAGATGCGATCGAGCAGCTTGCGCGAAGCGGTGCACAAGGAATCGCCGTTTCGTGCAGCGACGCCAATACGGTGACTCCCGCTATCGATAAAGCGGTCGGCCTCGGTGCACATGTGATGTGCTTCGACTCCGATGCCCCTAGGAGCAAGCGGTTCTGTTATTTCGGTACGGATGATCTGCGGTGTGGCGAAGCAGTGATGCGGCGTCTAGCCGTTGAGCTGGGTGAGAAGGGAATGATTGCGATTCTCGCGGGAAACCAAAGCGCGCCCAATCTGCAGGCGCGAGTCGAAGGAGTGCGCGGGGAACTCGTGAAGCATCCGGGCATCACCCTGGCTCGGAATGGGATCTATTATCACGCGGAAACGCCAGAACAGGCCGCCGAGATGGTGAATCGTGCGCAGTCGCTCAATCCGGAAATTTCGGGGTGGGCGATGGTAGGCGGTTGGCCTTTGTTTACCAAGGGGGCTCTAAAGTGGCCTGCAGGATCGGTTAAAGTCGTCGCGGTCGATGCGCTTCCCCCACAGCTCGAGTATCTGGATTCCGGCCATGTGCAGGCTCTGCTCGCACAGGACTGCTACGGTTGGGGGCGACGCGCCGTGGAGATTCTTCTTGAGCGAATCGTTCGCAACACAACACCCGCCTCCGTGCGTATCGTTGATACACTCACGGTTGTCACCAAGGCGAACGCGCGTGATTTCAGGGAAAAATGGAAGTCGTGGCTTAAGGACTGA
- a CDS encoding ABC transporter permease encodes MNNFLRVDNIIPNVITPVSWMAIMAIGVTFVIISGGIDISVGSIFGCAALGTCAVLQNLPADCGPGTVLVVAFIAAIGIGAVCGALNGGLIVSLGLHPFIVTLGTMSVLRGLALVSVETKSLPAWGKALPAAFTSGFVSLEWGSGPFAWARLQPVPMLVMVCIVVCAWLLLSRSVEGRRIYALGGNAEAARFSGLPVRSLTFRVYLISGIMAGLAGLLSAGYYGSANTATGEGYELTVIAAAVVGGASLSGGRGSALGAVLGAVVIKLIENGIDIIQKLDLGFVMITVSKEYSKIIIGCAIIAAVAIDRVSDHFRHQHPAGVASLIRGKRS; translated from the coding sequence GTGAACAATTTTCTCCGAGTCGATAACATTATTCCCAATGTGATCACACCGGTATCGTGGATGGCCATCATGGCCATCGGGGTAACCTTCGTCATCATCTCCGGAGGAATCGATATCTCGGTTGGATCCATCTTCGGCTGCGCCGCACTCGGCACTTGTGCGGTATTGCAGAACCTTCCTGCCGACTGCGGACCGGGGACCGTTCTCGTTGTGGCATTCATCGCCGCAATCGGTATTGGTGCAGTGTGTGGTGCGTTGAATGGTGGGCTCATCGTCAGCCTCGGACTTCATCCTTTCATCGTGACACTTGGAACTATGAGTGTTTTGCGTGGGCTAGCGCTCGTATCAGTGGAGACGAAATCGCTTCCCGCATGGGGCAAGGCACTTCCTGCCGCTTTCACCAGCGGATTCGTTTCGTTGGAGTGGGGAAGCGGGCCCTTTGCATGGGCACGTCTGCAGCCAGTCCCCATGCTTGTGATGGTATGCATCGTCGTGTGCGCCTGGCTTCTTCTCTCCAGATCGGTTGAGGGAAGGCGGATCTATGCTCTTGGAGGAAATGCCGAAGCGGCCCGTTTCAGTGGACTTCCCGTCAGATCCCTTACCTTCCGAGTATACCTGATATCGGGAATTATGGCAGGGCTGGCCGGACTCCTGTCCGCTGGCTACTACGGCTCGGCCAACACCGCAACAGGTGAAGGGTACGAATTGACCGTGATCGCCGCGGCAGTTGTCGGCGGTGCGAGCTTGTCCGGAGGGAGGGGATCCGCCTTGGGTGCGGTCCTCGGAGCGGTGGTCATCAAGTTGATTGAGAACGGGATTGATATCATCCAGAAGCTGGATCTCGGCTTCGTGATGATCACGGTTTCAAAGGAATACAGCAAGATTATCATCGGGTGCGCGATTATTGCGGCCGTGGCGATCGACCGTGTCAGCGATCATTTCAGACACCAACATCCAGCGGGTGTCGCGTCACTTATACGAGGTAAAAGATCATGA
- a CDS encoding SH3 domain-containing protein, with product MRDFSLVYSTTDGELIARPLTDHVNFKSMLLNRPILERLHAQFSAGIVLRAAPSESAASVGTFPGGQNGLFLSREPGWVQVRTVPGEVGWMQLTSELNSLTEIAGSPAGFVTGTALFAVGDYRAAENAFTSYLNTAGRAQDPVNGASARLLLGNTRLRVADVTKSLPKDESISAEFERAAALLPDDAAPAEHLAITRLLRYEGTPDAVRAEGLKASERDLIRTLQEDADSTHVSNMRTFYALATQRQFLKDASMSTDDYEAAVGGRNNILDQMDRYLILRTLWVPEEYGSIRYGFWTPASAPGVTVKPAVNATTTPAITFSGITNEVRHSLDLHVRNKLWTAIFFDVAAGARYHGYTAVGIQGDNSVNPTVQSDIWAMVIPITIGGSFSPINNFPVRPYIMAGIGGALGVGNRKPQYADGKRGALESEAQFTLAWNAGVAVDIFPMKRFALSLALKHESINFKEMLYTGQKDLSSTQFQIGLTFIP from the coding sequence GTGCGCGATTTCTCGCTGGTGTACTCAACGACGGATGGCGAGCTTATCGCACGCCCTCTCACAGATCACGTCAACTTCAAATCAATGCTGCTGAATCGTCCGATACTCGAACGGCTTCATGCGCAGTTTTCAGCCGGCATCGTTCTCCGTGCCGCGCCGAGCGAAAGTGCAGCTTCCGTCGGCACTTTCCCGGGAGGGCAGAACGGTCTGTTCCTTTCGCGCGAGCCCGGTTGGGTACAAGTTCGGACTGTACCTGGTGAGGTTGGGTGGATGCAGTTGACGAGTGAGCTTAATAGTCTGACCGAAATCGCGGGTTCTCCAGCCGGATTTGTCACTGGCACAGCTCTGTTTGCCGTCGGAGACTATCGGGCTGCAGAAAATGCTTTCACGTCATATCTCAATACCGCTGGCCGTGCGCAGGATCCGGTAAACGGCGCCTCCGCGCGGCTCCTGCTCGGGAATACGCGTCTCCGTGTTGCAGATGTGACAAAGTCCCTTCCGAAGGACGAGTCGATTTCAGCGGAATTTGAGCGTGCGGCTGCGCTCTTGCCGGATGATGCAGCGCCGGCAGAACATCTCGCCATCACGCGCCTTCTCCGCTATGAAGGTACGCCGGATGCCGTCCGTGCGGAAGGCCTGAAGGCCAGTGAACGCGATCTGATCCGGACGCTGCAGGAAGACGCCGATTCCACACATGTGTCCAACATGCGCACATTTTACGCTCTCGCGACACAACGTCAATTTCTCAAGGATGCCTCCATGAGTACTGACGATTATGAGGCGGCGGTCGGCGGTCGGAACAACATTCTTGATCAGATGGATCGCTATCTCATTCTTCGGACGCTCTGGGTCCCCGAAGAATATGGATCCATACGGTATGGATTCTGGACACCGGCATCTGCCCCCGGAGTGACAGTGAAACCGGCAGTGAACGCAACAACAACTCCCGCAATTACCTTCTCCGGTATTACCAATGAGGTCAGGCACAGTCTCGATCTGCACGTTCGCAATAAACTGTGGACCGCTATATTCTTCGACGTGGCTGCCGGTGCTCGATATCACGGCTACACCGCCGTCGGCATCCAGGGCGATAATTCCGTGAATCCCACTGTTCAATCCGATATCTGGGCGATGGTTATCCCAATTACCATCGGCGGTTCTTTCTCACCGATTAACAACTTCCCTGTTCGACCATATATTATGGCGGGCATCGGCGGAGCCCTTGGGGTGGGAAATCGGAAACCGCAATATGCCGACGGGAAGCGAGGGGCACTCGAGTCCGAGGCCCAGTTCACTCTGGCGTGGAACGCAGGTGTTGCGGTTGACATTTTCCCGATGAAAAGGTTCGCACTCTCTCTGGCCCTCAAGCACGAGAGTATCAACTTCAAGGAAATGCTGTACACCGGGCAGAAAGATTTGAGCAGCACGCAATTCCAAATAGGCCTTACATTCATCCCCTAG
- a CDS encoding response regulator transcription factor, with protein sequence MLADPTITLVIADDHPIARRDLRELIETDGDMRVLAEAGDGREAWEAVRAHSPRVAVVDVMMQHFSGIDIVRMIREASLETAVVILTAFDNLEYCHSAIESGALGYILKDSAAQDIVRGIRRAAEGDYFISPAIAAPVIRGLLPHESGRQQRAELEDLTSMERRVLHFVAHNFSTREIAERLAISPRTVERHHANIAAKLNLHGSFALLRFALDHRQDLDL encoded by the coding sequence ATGCTGGCTGATCCGACCATCACCTTGGTCATCGCCGACGATCACCCTATCGCGCGGAGAGACTTGCGGGAATTGATCGAGACCGACGGTGACATGCGCGTCCTTGCGGAAGCAGGCGACGGGCGCGAGGCGTGGGAAGCTGTACGAGCGCATTCCCCGCGGGTAGCGGTCGTTGACGTGATGATGCAGCATTTTAGCGGAATCGATATCGTGCGTATGATCCGCGAGGCATCATTAGAGACAGCAGTGGTCATACTCACCGCATTTGACAATCTTGAATACTGCCACTCGGCGATTGAATCAGGCGCCCTCGGGTATATCCTGAAAGACAGCGCGGCACAGGATATTGTCCGGGGTATACGACGTGCGGCTGAAGGCGACTATTTCATAAGCCCCGCCATCGCCGCTCCGGTGATTCGCGGATTGCTTCCACACGAATCGGGCAGGCAGCAACGCGCGGAGCTTGAGGATCTAACGTCGATGGAGCGTCGCGTGCTCCACTTCGTCGCACACAATTTCTCAACGCGCGAGATCGCTGAAAGACTTGCGATCAGCCCCAGGACTGTCGAGAGGCATCACGCAAATATCGCCGCAAAATTGAACTTGCACGGAAGTTTCGCACTCCTTCGTTTCGCCCTCGATCATAGACAAGATTTGGATCTTTGA
- a CDS encoding pirin family protein codes for MPVLRLVPLSFTWQTLNPFLFCVHHRDTFPAGNENFGPAVSLAGRDLGQDFSGKDGWSMYHGQTIPGFPQHPHRGFETVTIVRRGLLDHSDSLGGAGRYGEGDVQWLTAGKGILHAEMFPLLQRDRNNPVELFQIWLNLPAVDKFAEPHYSMFWSENIPRLHASWQGAEVEITVIAGSFDDLDPLPPPPHSYASHVEAGIAIWTIRLSPGARCVLPRAKVGARRMLYFFHGEDLRVDEMQIPLYHSAELEAAQESVLHATGESDVEVLILQGRPIDEPVVQYGPFVMNTREEIREAFDEYQRTQFGGWPWPTDDHSHGREAGRFARHGADKIDHPPTRA; via the coding sequence ATGCCTGTTCTTCGCCTCGTCCCGCTCTCATTCACCTGGCAGACCCTGAATCCTTTTCTTTTCTGCGTGCACCATAGAGACACTTTTCCCGCCGGGAATGAAAATTTCGGTCCCGCAGTCTCTCTAGCCGGCAGGGATCTCGGACAGGATTTTTCCGGAAAAGATGGCTGGAGCATGTATCACGGACAGACCATACCGGGATTTCCGCAACACCCGCATCGCGGGTTCGAGACGGTCACAATCGTCCGACGCGGTCTACTTGATCATTCGGATTCGCTCGGTGGCGCTGGAAGGTATGGCGAGGGTGATGTTCAATGGCTCACCGCCGGCAAAGGAATACTTCATGCGGAAATGTTCCCACTCCTGCAGCGTGATCGAAACAACCCAGTGGAGCTGTTTCAGATATGGTTGAATCTGCCCGCTGTCGACAAATTCGCGGAGCCGCATTATTCCATGTTCTGGAGCGAGAACATCCCCAGACTCCATGCATCGTGGCAAGGTGCTGAAGTGGAAATAACTGTCATTGCCGGGTCGTTTGACGATCTTGATCCACTACCGCCACCACCACACTCGTACGCATCGCACGTCGAAGCCGGCATTGCGATTTGGACAATACGATTATCGCCCGGCGCGCGATGCGTCTTGCCGCGAGCAAAGGTCGGCGCCCGGCGTATGTTGTACTTCTTTCATGGCGAGGACTTGCGTGTTGATGAAATGCAGATTCCACTCTACCACTCGGCGGAACTTGAGGCGGCACAGGAATCCGTGCTCCACGCGACCGGTGAATCGGACGTAGAAGTCCTTATTCTGCAGGGACGGCCGATCGACGAACCCGTCGTGCAATACGGACCCTTTGTCATGAACACGCGCGAAGAAATCCGCGAAGCTTTCGACGAATACCAGCGTACACAATTCGGCGGTTGGCCGTGGCCCACAGACGATCATTCGCACGGACGTGAAGCGGGACGCTTCGCCCGGCATGGCGCCGATAAAATTGATCACCCTCCAACCCGCGCTTGA
- a CDS encoding response regulator transcription factor, whose translation MTAAKGTALTQPNPLAPGSALRAAVVDDEAACRLMLKHLLAKHCPEVTVVAECGSVEEAVRTLPVCSPDLVFLDIMLTDGTGFDLLQQLDTVTFKVVFTTAHDTFAIRAIRFSALDYLLKPIQRDELVSAVARASETSQAIRTHSSQLRLLHDNLAATTGADTQIALPTLDGFIFVTVHEIVDLEAKGNYTTCSTAQGETHIICRTLKEFDDLLADHGFFRIHHSHSINLRHLRRYVRGKGGYVIMSSGKELEVSVRRREEFIAQLGMR comes from the coding sequence ATGACGGCAGCGAAGGGAACAGCACTCACACAGCCCAACCCGCTTGCGCCGGGATCGGCTCTCCGTGCCGCGGTCGTCGATGATGAAGCGGCTTGTCGCTTGATGTTGAAACACCTTCTTGCGAAGCACTGCCCTGAAGTTACCGTGGTTGCTGAGTGCGGCAGTGTGGAAGAAGCGGTGCGAACTTTGCCGGTGTGCTCCCCGGATCTGGTCTTCCTCGATATTATGCTCACCGATGGAACCGGTTTCGATCTTTTGCAGCAACTCGATACGGTTACATTCAAGGTCGTATTCACCACGGCACACGACACGTTTGCCATCCGCGCCATTCGTTTCTCCGCGCTCGACTACCTCTTGAAACCTATCCAGCGCGATGAACTTGTGAGCGCCGTGGCACGTGCAAGTGAAACCTCTCAAGCCATTCGAACACACTCGTCACAACTGCGCTTACTGCACGATAATCTTGCGGCCACAACCGGAGCAGATACTCAAATCGCACTTCCCACTCTCGACGGTTTCATTTTTGTGACGGTACATGAAATCGTCGACCTTGAGGCCAAGGGAAACTACACCACGTGCTCGACCGCCCAAGGCGAGACTCATATCATCTGCAGAACGTTGAAGGAATTTGATGACTTGCTTGCCGATCACGGCTTCTTCCGCATACATCATTCCCATAGCATCAATCTCAGACATCTCCGACGCTACGTCCGAGGCAAGGGAGGATACGTTATTATGAGCAGCGGCAAAGAGCTGGAGGTTTCGGTGCGACGCAGGGAGGAGTTTATCGCGCAGTTGGGAATGCGCTAA